In Rahnella sikkimica, one DNA window encodes the following:
- the rhaS gene encoding HTH-type transcriptional activator RhaS encodes MTVLRSSDYFPSGNFPVAIEPRYPQETFPEHHHQDFNEIVLVEQGTGTHVFNDHPLILSAGSVCFVRHCDHHLYEDTDNLHLTNVLYRGPNAFRFLNGVSDLLPQEVDGIYPAHWRISPSQVTQAKTLINLLARKTVSQTPESQAQQELYFMQLLLLLRQGSRDVGYRGQGGDLNNLLDWMNEHYDEEINWPVLAEQFSMSLRTLHRQMKQQTGCTPLNYLNRLRLLNARNMLRFSDSSITDIAHQCGFCDSNYFSTLFKREFGYAPRSIRQ; translated from the coding sequence CCTCAGGAAATTTTCCGGTCGCCATTGAACCCCGTTACCCGCAGGAAACTTTTCCTGAGCATCATCACCAGGATTTCAACGAGATTGTGCTGGTCGAACAGGGCACCGGGACGCACGTTTTTAATGACCATCCGCTGATCCTCAGCGCAGGCAGCGTCTGCTTTGTGCGCCACTGCGACCACCATCTTTACGAAGATACCGACAATCTGCATCTGACCAACGTCCTGTACCGTGGCCCGAATGCGTTTCGTTTCCTCAACGGCGTCAGCGATTTACTGCCGCAGGAAGTCGATGGCATTTATCCGGCGCACTGGCGCATCAGCCCGAGTCAGGTGACGCAGGCCAAAACGCTCATCAACCTGCTGGCGCGTAAAACGGTCAGCCAGACGCCGGAATCGCAGGCTCAGCAGGAACTGTATTTTATGCAGCTTTTATTGTTGCTGCGTCAGGGCAGCCGTGACGTCGGTTATCGCGGGCAGGGCGGCGACCTCAATAATCTGCTGGACTGGATGAACGAGCATTATGACGAAGAGATCAACTGGCCGGTGCTGGCGGAACAATTCTCCATGTCCCTGCGCACGCTGCATCGCCAGATGAAACAGCAAACCGGCTGCACGCCGCTCAATTATCTCAACCGCCTGCGCCTGCTCAACGCGCGCAACATGCTGCGTTTCAGCGACAGCTCGATTACGGATATCGCCCATCAGTGCGGTTTCTGCGACAGCAATTATTTCTCTACTCTCTTTAAGCGCGAATTTGGGTATGCCCCGCGCAGCATCAGGCAATGA